One region of Marivirga arenosa genomic DNA includes:
- a CDS encoding porin family protein: protein MFLSFGLIVLILPSKLYAQENEDSVKFINRTNQSLLDLNQKIDSTKDIFLQISDNQYVINNVDSIGNKLAIDSIEHLTSTSGKLSHSKPVKRLSPILPFSKSDYHLEQDILPDDNLKVDVLKISSFPMLEVDFEEPISSRFNSKAIIRSSSKVKSYLKNAVSQDSINAKQVQQKVEEYAVNNIKELQELSRLESSVNEVRTRSSNFKWDKSKISSSKNITEALSGNIESVQAAMGKMDRLKTKYSKLNLMHPDGPVMKKIDEKPIKRWQFSLNFSSQFQNGFSLQLAPTLGYKIFEKWIGGVGLSYQNKIFDIDSSFAISPKHQFSHRIFNQYNFYKNFFVHVEHELPYRQKVSKADAYWHELVPQQARAWAGIAMQYDIYKSIKGQTQILYNFIKPDQLTESRWTIRVNLLF from the coding sequence TTGTTTTTATCTTTCGGTTTAATCGTTTTGATTCTCCCATCAAAACTTTATGCGCAAGAAAATGAAGACTCAGTTAAATTCATTAACAGAACGAATCAAAGTTTATTAGATCTCAATCAAAAAATTGATTCTACAAAAGATATTTTTTTACAAATATCAGATAATCAATATGTTATTAATAATGTTGATTCAATTGGAAATAAGCTAGCTATTGATTCAATTGAACATTTAACTTCTACTTCAGGTAAATTGTCCCATAGTAAGCCTGTAAAAAGACTTTCACCAATTTTACCTTTTTCCAAATCAGATTATCATCTGGAGCAGGACATTCTACCGGATGATAATCTAAAAGTAGATGTATTAAAAATATCCAGTTTTCCGATGCTTGAGGTTGATTTTGAAGAGCCTATTTCATCAAGATTTAATTCTAAAGCAATAATAAGAAGTAGTTCTAAAGTAAAATCATACCTTAAAAATGCGGTAAGCCAAGATTCAATAAATGCGAAACAAGTTCAACAAAAAGTAGAAGAGTATGCAGTTAATAATATAAAAGAATTGCAAGAACTCAGCCGACTGGAGTCATCGGTAAACGAAGTTAGAACACGAAGTAGTAATTTTAAGTGGGATAAATCAAAAATTTCTTCATCTAAGAATATCACGGAAGCTTTAAGTGGTAATATTGAGTCTGTTCAGGCGGCTATGGGTAAAATGGATCGTCTCAAGACAAAATATAGCAAATTAAATCTCATGCATCCGGACGGACCTGTTATGAAAAAGATTGATGAAAAACCCATCAAACGTTGGCAGTTTAGTTTAAACTTTAGCAGTCAATTCCAAAATGGTTTTTCCCTACAATTAGCTCCAACTCTAGGATATAAGATTTTTGAAAAGTGGATTGGTGGAGTCGGACTAAGTTACCAAAATAAGATTTTCGATATCGATAGTAGCTTTGCAATTTCTCCAAAACATCAATTCTCACATAGGATATTTAATCAATATAATTTTTATAAGAATTTTTTCGTGCATGTTGAGCATGAACTGCCCTATAGGCAAAAGGTGTCTAAAGCAGATGCTTATTGGCATGAATTAGTACCACAGCAGGCGAGAGCCTGGGCTGGTATCGCCATGCAATATGATATTTACAAGTCTATTAAAGGACAAACTCAAATACTTTATAACTTTATCAAACCTGATCAGCTCACAGAATCTAGATGGACAATCAGGGTAAACCTTTTATTTTAA
- a CDS encoding TolC family protein — protein sequence MKLRKISILGLMAILLPVGLMGQENNTQQSMSLEECVNYALENNRNLKTTRMEEAIAETQVGETRSMGLPQVSFSTSANYNYEIRKAFLPTSFITGDPTSEGFTPVQFSPEYDGNAALSVNQLLFDGSYFVGLQAAKTLRELRQKESNQSEIETVEAITKAYYLALITEERLQLLDANQSQLERVLEETKALYENGFVEKIDVDRISVNYNNLQTENTKAQRSYKLSMDMLKFQMGMPLNTDLSLSGKIEDLTLEAEEYLAKTEEFDYRERTEFSIIQTNQNLASLDLKNNKATHLPKLYANFNYGWNSGVNSSEDLFDFSNNWLSFGAVGVSLQWDLFRGLYRSSKMQKNRIQIEQLEIQKEQLKSSIDMEITRAQNDLKSAKESLDVQKQNMELAASVYEQVETKYNNGMASSRELLDAETSKKEAETNYYGSLYDAIIAKIELEKSLGILY from the coding sequence ATGAAGCTTAGAAAAATTAGTATTTTAGGTTTGATGGCCATTTTACTTCCAGTTGGTTTAATGGGCCAGGAGAATAACACTCAGCAATCGATGAGTTTAGAGGAGTGTGTGAATTACGCTTTGGAAAATAATCGTAATTTAAAAACTACCAGAATGGAAGAGGCTATTGCTGAAACGCAAGTAGGAGAGACTAGGTCAATGGGCTTGCCCCAAGTCAGTTTTAGCACATCAGCAAATTATAATTATGAAATAAGAAAAGCATTCTTGCCCACTTCCTTCATAACTGGAGACCCAACTTCAGAAGGTTTTACTCCTGTTCAGTTTAGTCCTGAATATGATGGCAATGCAGCTCTTTCTGTAAACCAATTATTATTCGATGGTTCCTATTTTGTAGGCTTACAAGCTGCTAAAACACTTAGAGAATTAAGGCAAAAAGAATCTAATCAATCTGAAATTGAAACAGTAGAGGCTATCACTAAAGCATATTACTTAGCCTTAATTACAGAAGAAAGATTACAGTTGTTGGATGCAAATCAAAGCCAATTAGAAAGGGTGTTGGAAGAAACTAAAGCTTTGTATGAAAATGGATTTGTTGAGAAAATAGACGTTGACAGAATTAGTGTTAACTATAACAATTTACAAACTGAAAATACTAAAGCTCAAAGAAGTTATAAGTTATCAATGGATATGTTAAAGTTTCAAATGGGCATGCCATTAAACACTGACCTGAGCTTATCTGGAAAAATCGAAGATTTAACGCTTGAAGCTGAAGAGTATTTAGCTAAAACGGAAGAGTTTGATTATAGAGAAAGAACAGAATTTTCAATTATTCAAACGAATCAAAACTTAGCTTCACTTGATTTAAAAAATAATAAAGCAACTCACCTTCCTAAACTGTATGCCAATTTCAATTATGGTTGGAACTCTGGTGTCAATAGTTCCGAAGATTTATTTGACTTCAGCAACAACTGGTTAAGTTTTGGAGCTGTAGGAGTAAGTTTGCAGTGGGATTTATTTAGAGGACTCTATAGATCCAGTAAAATGCAAAAAAATAGAATTCAAATTGAGCAATTAGAAATTCAAAAAGAACAATTGAAAAGCTCAATCGACATGGAAATTACTAGAGCCCAAAACGATTTAAAATCAGCAAAAGAAAGCTTAGACGTTCAGAAGCAAAATATGGAACTAGCGGCTTCTGTTTATGAACAAGTTGAAACGAAATATAATAACGGCATGGCAAGTAGTAGAGAATTGTTAGATGCTGAAACTTCAAAAAAAGAAGCAGAAACCAATTATTACGGCTCTTTATATGATGCCATTATTGCAAAAATAGAATTAGAAAAATCTTTAGGGATATTGTATTGA
- a CDS encoding efflux RND transporter periplasmic adaptor subunit codes for MRRTIKMRNSILILAIAALLGSCGKTTDTDKLKAKLERIEKDIQSKTIEAAELKEQIRELDPEFSKAKDQSVLVNAEAINKSDFRHKIQVQGEVASRKNITLAAETMGSVEQINVTPGDMVKRNQLLVKIDASTTLNRIQELKTALDLAKTIFNKQKNLWEQEIGTEVQYLEARNRKETLERQLATAQSQLDMAYVRAPFNGRINDVNINIGELVQPGLPIISMVSQEEMYLKAAVSEEYINDFDKGDSVEVYLPSIKKSFSTVVSSVSYVINPANRTFQLEVKVNEFIDRLKPNQFARLTLVDYENESAIVVPSDVVQQDNIGDFVFIIESKDNHKKAKKVRIERGKTYNGNTEILKGINEGDVVITDGYREAVNGIDVRLAK; via the coding sequence ATGAGAAGAACTATAAAAATGAGAAATTCAATTTTAATATTAGCCATTGCCGCTTTGCTTGGATCTTGTGGTAAAACAACCGATACCGATAAACTAAAAGCAAAGCTTGAAAGAATAGAGAAAGATATTCAATCAAAAACCATTGAAGCTGCTGAGTTGAAAGAACAGATCAGAGAACTTGATCCTGAATTCTCTAAAGCAAAAGACCAATCCGTTTTAGTAAATGCTGAAGCGATCAATAAATCAGACTTCAGACATAAAATTCAAGTTCAAGGAGAGGTAGCATCAAGAAAAAACATCACTTTGGCTGCAGAAACTATGGGAAGTGTAGAGCAAATTAATGTTACTCCTGGCGATATGGTGAAACGTAATCAGTTGTTAGTTAAAATAGATGCATCTACTACCTTAAATAGAATTCAAGAGTTGAAAACAGCTTTAGATTTAGCCAAAACTATTTTCAACAAGCAAAAGAATTTATGGGAGCAAGAAATTGGTACAGAAGTTCAATATCTGGAAGCTAGAAATAGAAAAGAAACGCTTGAGAGACAGCTAGCAACTGCTCAATCTCAATTGGATATGGCTTATGTAAGAGCTCCATTTAACGGTAGAATAAATGATGTAAATATCAATATTGGTGAATTAGTGCAGCCAGGACTTCCGATTATAAGTATGGTAAGCCAAGAGGAAATGTATTTAAAAGCTGCAGTTTCAGAAGAATATATCAATGATTTCGATAAAGGGGACTCAGTAGAAGTTTACTTGCCTTCTATTAAAAAATCATTTTCAACAGTAGTCAGCTCAGTTAGCTATGTGATAAATCCAGCAAACAGAACTTTCCAATTAGAAGTGAAAGTAAATGAATTCATAGATAGATTAAAACCTAATCAATTTGCTAGACTTACTTTGGTGGATTATGAAAATGAAAGTGCTATTGTGGTACCATCAGATGTAGTTCAGCAAGATAATATCGGAGATTTTGTATTCATCATTGAATCAAAAGATAATCACAAAAAAGCAAAGAAGGTAAGAATTGAAAGAGGTAAAACTTATAACGGAAATACTGAAATTTTAAAAGGTATTAATGAAGGTGATGTAGTTATTACAGACGGATATAGGGAAGCAGTGAATGGCATTGATGTCCGTTTAGCTAAATAA
- a CDS encoding metallophosphoesterase codes for MYKIILIPLVALVFILIDLYVFQAVKIAVQNFSPIGKNIAFGIYWGFTAITLSGFFLYHFTNPDLFSRIARQFMLVVVFMNYISKTVALLILLIGDVVRFGQWSFYKISDFINSSNESVEGEKISRSEFFAKSALVAGSLPLAAMTFGIISGAHDYRIRRKSIVIPGLPKAWHGVKVAQLSDIHSGSFWNKIAVEGGVDMLLAEKPDIVFFTGDLVNNEADEVKNYVPIFSKLKADLGVYSTLGNHDYGDYKSWSSERAKAQNLADLKEAHGIMGWDLLTNENRILKVDKEPLAILGVENWGAGRFAKYGDIAKAHQGTEDLPAKILLSHDPSHWDAQIRKDYSDIDLMLAGHTHGFQFGVEIPGFKWSPSQYVYKQWAGLYEEDNQKLYVNRGYGYLGYPGRIGIPPEITILELRTS; via the coding sequence ATGTATAAAATCATCCTCATACCATTAGTAGCCTTAGTTTTTATCTTGATCGACCTATACGTCTTTCAAGCCGTAAAAATTGCGGTTCAAAACTTTTCTCCAATAGGGAAGAATATTGCTTTTGGTATTTATTGGGGGTTCACAGCCATTACCTTATCAGGTTTTTTTCTTTATCATTTTACCAATCCTGATTTATTCTCAAGAATAGCACGCCAATTCATGTTGGTGGTCGTTTTTATGAATTATATCTCGAAAACAGTTGCGCTACTCATATTATTGATAGGAGATGTTGTAAGGTTTGGACAATGGAGTTTTTATAAAATTTCGGATTTTATTAATAGTTCCAATGAAAGCGTAGAAGGAGAGAAAATTAGCCGGTCAGAGTTTTTTGCCAAAAGTGCATTGGTTGCAGGTAGTTTACCTTTGGCAGCTATGACATTTGGAATTATTTCGGGTGCACATGACTACCGCATTAGGAGAAAATCTATTGTGATACCTGGTCTGCCAAAAGCCTGGCATGGTGTGAAAGTTGCCCAACTATCTGATATTCATAGTGGAAGTTTTTGGAATAAAATTGCAGTAGAAGGTGGGGTAGATATGCTTTTAGCAGAAAAGCCAGATATTGTATTTTTTACGGGTGACCTAGTCAATAATGAAGCGGATGAAGTAAAAAATTATGTCCCCATCTTTTCTAAATTAAAAGCGGATTTAGGCGTATATTCTACTTTAGGAAATCATGATTATGGGGATTATAAAAGCTGGAGTAGTGAAAGAGCAAAAGCCCAAAACTTAGCTGATCTTAAAGAAGCTCATGGGATAATGGGTTGGGATTTATTAACTAATGAGAATAGAATTTTAAAAGTTGATAAGGAACCACTTGCAATTTTAGGAGTTGAGAATTGGGGAGCAGGAAGATTTGCTAAATACGGTGATATAGCGAAAGCGCATCAAGGTACAGAAGACTTACCCGCAAAAATTCTATTATCCCATGACCCTAGTCATTGGGACGCTCAAATTAGAAAAGACTATTCAGACATTGATTTAATGTTAGCGGGTCATACTCATGGTTTCCAGTTTGGCGTTGAGATTCCTGGTTTTAAATGGAGTCCATCCCAATATGTTTACAAGCAATGGGCGGGATTATACGAGGAAGACAATCAAAAACTATACGTTAATAGAGGCTATGGCTATTTAGGCTACCCTGGAAGAATTGGTATCCCACCAGAGATTACTATTCTAGAGTTGAGAACTTCTTAA
- a CDS encoding efflux RND transporter permease subunit, producing MSDKDKKKVEKEFGLTTLSVNNRTTVYVLAFLIVALGIFSYINLPKENFPEISQPTIYVGTPHPGNSPADMEKLITRPLEKEINTISSVDNIKSTSVQDYSTIIVEFTTETNVEDALQEVKDAVDQAKSELPSDLMDDPNVFELNVSEFPIMNINLSGNYSLETLNSYAEYLEEEMEKFPEMSKAEIRGVDEKEVRILVDPLAMEARKISFADIENAIQAENMTMSGGNIKTGKVRRTVAISGEYKNPQQLENLIIKNENANIVYLKDIAEIEFDYKEKQSYARLNNEAVVMVDAVKRSGENLLILTDKIYEVVEKAKKDIFPEELVVTITNDQSQQTRDQVSSLENNIISGVILVVIVLLFFLGTRNALFVGIAIPMSMFMAFMILGALGITINMIVLFSLIMALGMLVDNGIVVVENVYRLMEEGYNPIKATKIGVGEVALPIISSTATTLAAFLPLAFWPGIIGEFMKYLPITLIITLGSSLFVALVINPVFIASFMRIDDGGKLNYKRVWRIALISFAIGAVFILLKVYAIGNLAILFGALGLINTYILTPLSRRFQKGFLPALEFLYTRTLKFAIRGRNPYYFLLGTIVALVGSVILLANFTPNILFFPENEPKYVNVFIEFPVGTDVEYTNEFSTKIEQEVKEVIQPYTNIVESVVANVGRGASDPGDPTAMGQSDTPNKARITVNFVEFKYRDGVSTTEVMNKIRDAVSDKYAGVSITVDKDQAGPPTGKPLNIEISGENYAKLAEITEDLTVFINNQNIGGIEDLKNDLETGKPELTVNIDRESARRFGLSTYTIANEIRTGLFGKEISKYKEGEDDYEIQLRYDDEYRYDVDAMINKKITYRDQSSGRINQVPISAVADVEYTSTYGSINRKDLDRVVTVYSNILDGYNATNVNNQLKAAMKDFDVPAGYEIKFTGEQQEQAEELEFLSIALLLAVFLIFLIIVAQFNKLTAPFIIMSSVIFSTIGVFLGLVIFQLDFVIVMTMIGIISLAGIVVNNAIVLIDFIEISKANQKLNLKEDETMTYQMVKDAVMLAGKTRLRPVLLTAITTILGLIPLAIGFNFDFIQLFTSYNPDFYLGGDSVMFWEPICWTIIFGLTFATFLTLVIVPVMYLIANQLNAKFGIGR from the coding sequence ATGAGCGATAAAGATAAAAAGAAAGTAGAAAAGGAGTTTGGTTTAACCACTCTGTCTGTAAATAACCGAACAACAGTTTATGTACTTGCATTTCTGATAGTAGCTTTAGGAATATTCTCTTATATAAATTTACCTAAAGAAAACTTCCCGGAAATATCACAGCCTACCATATATGTAGGGACACCACATCCTGGTAACTCACCAGCTGATATGGAAAAGCTGATTACAAGACCATTAGAGAAAGAGATTAATACAATATCTTCGGTTGATAATATTAAATCGACTTCAGTTCAGGATTACTCTACTATAATTGTCGAGTTTACAACTGAAACTAATGTAGAGGATGCACTACAAGAGGTAAAAGATGCCGTTGATCAAGCGAAGTCAGAACTTCCATCGGATTTAATGGATGATCCCAATGTATTCGAATTGAATGTATCGGAGTTTCCTATCATGAATATTAACCTTTCCGGAAATTACAGCTTAGAAACTCTTAATTCTTATGCTGAATATTTGGAAGAGGAGATGGAGAAATTCCCTGAAATGTCGAAGGCTGAAATTAGGGGTGTGGATGAAAAAGAAGTAAGAATTTTAGTGGACCCATTAGCCATGGAGGCCAGAAAAATTAGTTTTGCTGACATTGAAAATGCTATTCAAGCTGAGAATATGACCATGTCTGGTGGTAATATTAAAACTGGAAAAGTCAGAAGAACGGTTGCAATTTCAGGAGAATATAAAAATCCTCAACAGCTTGAAAACCTTATTATTAAAAATGAAAATGCTAATATAGTTTATCTAAAAGATATAGCTGAGATTGAATTTGATTATAAGGAAAAACAAAGCTACGCAAGATTAAATAATGAAGCGGTAGTGATGGTTGATGCTGTTAAGAGAAGTGGTGAAAACTTGCTTATTCTTACTGATAAAATCTATGAGGTTGTTGAAAAAGCTAAGAAGGATATTTTTCCAGAAGAATTAGTTGTTACTATTACAAATGATCAATCTCAGCAAACTAGGGATCAGGTAAGCAGCTTGGAGAACAATATTATTTCAGGTGTTATTCTGGTAGTAATAGTATTGTTATTCTTCCTAGGGACAAGGAATGCACTATTTGTAGGTATTGCGATTCCGATGTCTATGTTCATGGCATTTATGATTTTAGGTGCGCTGGGGATAACGATTAACATGATAGTATTATTCTCGCTAATCATGGCTCTGGGAATGTTGGTGGATAATGGAATTGTGGTTGTTGAAAATGTATATCGATTAATGGAGGAAGGTTATAACCCTATCAAAGCCACCAAAATTGGTGTTGGAGAAGTAGCCTTACCGATTATATCTTCAACAGCAACTACTTTAGCTGCTTTCTTACCTTTGGCATTCTGGCCAGGAATCATTGGTGAATTTATGAAATACTTACCAATTACCTTAATTATCACTTTAGGTTCATCTTTATTCGTGGCGCTAGTGATTAACCCTGTTTTCATCGCTTCATTCATGAGAATAGATGACGGTGGTAAGCTTAATTACAAAAGAGTTTGGAGAATAGCTTTAATTTCATTTGCAATTGGAGCAGTTTTTATACTACTAAAAGTATACGCTATAGGTAACTTGGCTATTTTGTTCGGAGCTTTAGGCTTGATTAATACTTACATTTTAACGCCATTATCAAGAAGATTCCAGAAAGGCTTTCTACCAGCTTTAGAATTCCTGTACACAAGAACATTAAAATTTGCCATAAGAGGAAGAAATCCTTATTATTTCTTATTAGGAACTATCGTGGCTTTAGTTGGGTCAGTTATATTGTTAGCGAATTTCACACCTAACATTTTATTTTTTCCAGAAAATGAACCTAAATATGTGAATGTATTCATCGAATTTCCTGTAGGTACAGATGTCGAGTATACTAACGAATTCTCTACCAAAATCGAACAGGAAGTTAAAGAGGTTATTCAGCCTTATACTAACATCGTGGAATCAGTAGTAGCCAATGTTGGAAGAGGTGCAAGTGATCCTGGAGACCCAACTGCCATGGGACAATCGGATACTCCAAATAAAGCTCGAATTACGGTAAACTTTGTAGAATTTAAATATCGCGATGGTGTTTCAACTACAGAAGTAATGAATAAAATACGTGATGCAGTTTCTGATAAATATGCAGGAGTTTCAATCACAGTTGATAAAGATCAGGCAGGTCCGCCTACAGGTAAGCCTCTAAACATAGAGATTTCAGGAGAGAATTATGCAAAATTAGCTGAAATCACAGAGGATTTGACTGTATTCATCAATAATCAAAATATTGGAGGTATTGAAGATCTAAAGAATGATTTAGAGACAGGTAAACCTGAATTAACTGTTAATATTGATAGAGAAAGTGCTAGAAGATTTGGTTTAAGTACTTATACAATTGCAAACGAAATCAGAACCGGCCTTTTTGGTAAGGAAATCTCTAAGTATAAAGAAGGGGAAGATGATTATGAAATCCAATTAAGATACGATGATGAATATCGTTATGATGTGGATGCCATGATCAACAAGAAGATCACTTATAGAGATCAATCTTCTGGTCGAATCAACCAAGTACCAATTAGTGCAGTTGCTGACGTAGAATACACTAGTACATATGGGTCTATCAATCGTAAGGATTTAGATAGGGTAGTGACGGTTTATTCTAACATATTGGATGGATATAATGCTACTAATGTTAATAATCAGCTAAAAGCTGCAATGAAAGATTTTGATGTGCCAGCTGGGTATGAAATCAAGTTTACGGGAGAGCAGCAAGAGCAAGCAGAGGAATTAGAATTCTTAAGTATTGCTTTATTACTAGCCGTATTTTTAATTTTCTTAATCATAGTGGCTCAGTTTAATAAGCTAACGGCTCCTTTTATTATTATGAGTTCTGTTATTTTTAGTACCATAGGGGTGTTCTTAGGCTTAGTAATATTCCAGCTTGATTTCGTGATTGTGATGACTATGATTGGTATTATATCACTAGCTGGTATTGTAGTGAATAATGCCATAGTATTAATTGACTTTATTGAAATAAGTAAGGCAAATCAAAAGCTTAATCTTAAAGAAGATGAAACAATGACTTACCAAATGGTTAAAGATGCCGTTATGTTAGCAGGTAAAACTCGTCTAAGACCAGTATTATTAACGGCAATCACTACTATTTTAGGTCTTATACCGCTAGCCATTGGTTTCAACTTTGATTTCATTCAGTTATTTACGAGCTATAATCCAGATTTCTATTTGGGTGGTGACTCTGTAATGTTCTGGGAGCCAATTTGTTGGACTATTATATTTGGTTTAACATTTGCAACCTTCTTAACATTAGTTATCGTTCCGGTTATGTACCTGATTGCAAATCAGTTAAATGCTAAATTTGGAATAGGTAGGTAA
- a CDS encoding alpha/beta fold hydrolase, with the protein MNKNHIIFGGNILHYSIQGTGKIPLLAFHGFGQSKEVYEAYWKLHGNQYTVFSFDIFYHGNSIWKDRNKALEKEDWEHILKIFLEKHEIQDFALAGYSMGGKFALASLELFPRRVKELFLIAPDGIKTQFWYSLATYPNSFRRFFRAMIVKPKYFYDVLKFTKKMGLVDKSILKFANSQMNTREKRRRVYLTWVVFRHLKFDLKLIAHLINTNNIKLLMFTGKYDKIITAKNMMDLLQYVKEYEHFILEAGHNTLIKDSAEHLASNQ; encoded by the coding sequence ATGAACAAAAACCATATAATATTTGGTGGAAATATTTTACACTACTCCATTCAAGGAACTGGAAAAATTCCCCTGTTAGCCTTTCATGGCTTTGGTCAGTCCAAAGAAGTCTACGAAGCTTATTGGAAACTTCACGGAAACCAATACACAGTATTTTCCTTTGATATTTTCTATCATGGAAACAGCATATGGAAGGACAGAAATAAAGCACTTGAAAAGGAAGACTGGGAACACATTTTAAAGATATTTCTAGAAAAACATGAAATACAGGATTTTGCATTAGCAGGATATAGCATGGGTGGCAAATTTGCTTTAGCAAGTCTTGAACTATTTCCTAGAAGAGTAAAAGAGCTATTTCTGATAGCGCCTGATGGAATTAAAACTCAATTTTGGTACAGTTTGGCTACTTATCCTAATTCCTTTAGAAGATTCTTCAGAGCAATGATAGTAAAGCCAAAATACTTCTATGATGTGTTGAAATTCACTAAAAAAATGGGCTTGGTTGACAAAAGCATATTAAAATTTGCAAACAGTCAAATGAATACTCGTGAGAAAAGAAGAAGAGTATATCTGACGTGGGTAGTATTCAGACATTTAAAATTTGATTTAAAATTAATAGCACATCTCATCAACACAAATAATATTAAATTACTGATGTTTACAGGGAAGTATGACAAAATAATAACTGCTAAAAACATGATGGATTTACTGCAGTATGTAAAAGAATATGAACATTTCATATTAGAAGCAGGTCATAATACCCTTATCAAGGATTCAGCAGAACATTTAGCATCAAATCAATAA
- a CDS encoding TetR/AcrR family transcriptional regulator, which yields MSTEKNILEGAKNLFMQFGLKSITMDDIAKKVGVSKKTIYQFFNDKNSIVFKSVHKHFSEHRIEIEEVLNNSKDPIETIYRISKHMQMQVEAINPTVFYDLQRYFPKAYKRFLEFKNTFMKESLQQILDDGINAGYFRKELDTEILVIQRIEQVQMAFDNDIYPRDRFDFKKVHEQLFDHFIHGILTIKGKEKYNQYLNEEHEA from the coding sequence TTGAGTACAGAGAAAAACATATTAGAGGGGGCAAAAAACTTGTTCATGCAGTTTGGCTTAAAATCTATAACTATGGATGATATAGCTAAAAAAGTTGGTGTGAGTAAGAAAACTATCTATCAATTCTTCAATGATAAAAATAGTATTGTTTTTAAATCGGTTCATAAGCACTTTTCAGAGCATAGAATAGAAATTGAAGAGGTTTTAAATAATAGTAAAGATCCAATAGAGACTATTTATAGAATTTCAAAGCATATGCAAATGCAAGTTGAAGCAATCAATCCCACAGTGTTTTATGATTTGCAAAGATACTTTCCAAAAGCCTATAAGCGCTTTTTAGAGTTTAAAAATACTTTCATGAAAGAAAGCTTACAGCAAATTTTAGATGATGGGATAAATGCGGGTTATTTCAGAAAAGAATTGGATACTGAAATTTTAGTAATTCAAAGAATTGAACAAGTTCAAATGGCTTTTGATAATGATATTTATCCAAGGGATCGATTTGATTTCAAAAAGGTTCATGAGCAGCTGTTTGATCATTTTATCCATGGAATTTTAACAATAAAAGGAAAAGAGAAATATAATCAATATTTAAATGAAGAGCATGAAGCTTAG